TCAGATCTCAGAAAACGAGCCCGCCCGGGAGTGGCCATCCTCCCGCTCTGCGACCCCGACCGCCGCGCCCCTCACAGGCAGGAGAAgctgcagggaggggaggagataggcgTCCTGGACGGAGCTGGGGTCCTCGGGGGCTAAAGCGGGCAggcgtgtgtggtgtgtgtgtgtgtgtgtgtgtgtgtgtgtgtgtgtgtgtgtgtgtgtgtgtgtgtgtgtgtgtgtgtgtggtgtgtgtgtgtgtggtgtgtgtgtggtgtgtgtgtgtgtgtgtgtgtgtggtgtgtgtgtgtgtgtgtgtgtgtgtggtgtgtgtgtgtgtggtgtgtgtgtgtgtgtgtgtggtgtgtgtgtgtgtgtgtgtgtgtggtgtgtgtgtgtgtgtgtgtgtgtgtgtggtgtgtgtgtgtgtgtgtgtggtgtgtgtggtgtgtgtgtgtgtgtgtgtggtgtgtgtgtgtgtgtgtgtggtgtgtgtgtgtgtggtgtgtgtgtgtgtggtgtgtgtgtgtgtgtgtgtgtgtgtgtgtggtgtgtgtgtgtgtgtgtgtgtgtgtgtgtgtgtgtgtgtgtgtgtgtggtggtaagGTGATCCTATGGGCCCCCTCTCTCTCCGGGTCCGTGTCCGAGAGGTCTGGGTGCGCGGGGAGGGGGGATTGCCTGTCCCCGTCCTCCCACCTCacccaggacccatcttcccagGTGAGCAGGGGTCGGGGGGGCTTTTTTCCCTTaagtatttttccctttattgggggattaatgttttacattcgacagtaaatacaatcgtttgtatacgcgtaacatttctcagttttccacataacagtacaacccccactaggtcctgtcctccttttccaggacctgtgctcTCCCGGGTCGGGGGGGCTTTTTGTTCGCTCTCACCTTCCCAggtcaggggaggggggtgggggccgGCCTTCTTCTGGGGTGTTCGCGGTTCTCTCCATGCGTGTCGCGGCTGCCCTGTCTCTTGCCCTGTCACCCCCAGAAGGAAAAGTCACTCCTGCAACGCTAACTTCCACCAAGGGCCTGAGAGGTTTCTGCAGGCGGCAGGTCTTGCGGCCCCCACACACATTGTGCTATCACCTCCTGTTTGTAAAGACTTTACGCTGACAGATGATGTGTTTTAAAAAGTCCTGGCAGGATGCCGTAGGAAGGGCGGGCCAGAGGGGCTGCTGGCGGTGGTAGCGACCAACTTCTGCTTAAGCCGCCTTTAGACCTCCTTGCCTTTCTCTTAGGTTTAAAGCTAGCAGATGTTGAAAAGGCGATGAGGCCAGACTCAATTAAAGGAACTGTCTTTGAATGTTCAGAATCTTGACAGTATTACACATGGACTTGGCTCAGACTGACGCGGAAAGAGCTGCTCTCACATCCACGGGGGATTTGACAGACGCCCAGGAGGAAGGAATTAATTTTCATCTCTTAGGACAGTTCCCTACTCAGAGGAAGGTTCAGGTCTAAGCTGCttaggtaggtttttttttttttttaacagaagctgtataataaatttaaatgtgTAAATTCCCAGTGTTAAGTAACTGTGTTTGTGTAATAGGCACTTTTGTTCCAGCGTGTTGGCACTCTGGGTTCATGAAGATGAAATAACCCGTGGGCATTGAATATCCTGTCATGCGTTTAAGAGAGGCTTAAAGGGACTTGGTAACAAGAGTTTATGAAATGGTGTTCCTTGTTTACTTGGTAACTAGCTGGGCATGGTTTTGATGTTATATTCCAAGAAGTGCATATAAGCTTTGACGCAACTTCATTTGATGCAACATCCACtgtagctttttttctttccacctaTGACATGCTATATTTAATGACGCCTATGATATTTAATGTATAATCATCTGATTTTTAATTATGCTGAGTCTGTCTAGTTTTAAATTTGAGTTTTCAGATGGATGGGACACTAAATAATAAAATGTCTACTAAAGTCTTCAGGCAATCATTTATTCACAAATTTGGACAGCACTAGAAAGTTCCATAGAAATCTTATTCTGACAGTTATGTAATATATTTTATGCttactaaaataataaatttcctTTCGTGAGTCTTTGAAGTttgaggctcaatccccagcataagtcagagctgagcagtacattggatatatatgtgtgtgtatatatatatacatatatatgtatatatatataaattatatatatgtaaattatgtAAACATTTTGGATTAcagttttagtttattttaaattattcatggtgccttttttttttatgaaatcaGGCACGTTCAGGGTGATATGCCCATAGACAGTACCCTTccttttaattaatatgaaagtaaACATTACAACTCATACACATTTTAGCCTGCCTTCCAGATAGGTAGTGGTAAATAAATTCATGCTGaaataatcatttctttttttttaatatttattttattcccttttgttgttttattgttgtagttattattgttgttgtcattgttggataggacagagagaaatggagagaggaggggaagacagagaggaggagagaaagatagacacctgcagacctgcttcactgcctgtgaagcgactcccctgcaggtggggagccggtgagccggggttcgaaccggtatccttatgccggtccttgtgctttgcgccacctgcgcttaaactgctgcgctacagcccgactccctgaaataaTCATTTCTTTCAGTTCACCTTGAGCTATTACTGCTCTTAACCTCTAATTTACGAATTATTGAAACCTTACTTTGAGTTTTTTAAGtccatttaatagtctttttttttaaaaaaaaaaaagtttattttaatgataaaaagagagcgggggtggagagaaaaccagaacatcactctgtatttgcttcccttaGAATATTGCACATAAGATGTagccagtgctttattcactatgccacctcccaagccactcATATTTTATTCTTAGTTTAAAAGATATATCTAGAAGGAATTAGAATCTAGAAACGATTAGAAATGTTCgaaacgggagttgggcggtagcacagcgggttaagtgcacatgccaaaGCGCCAGGATCCATGTAAGGGTCTCGGTTTGAGCCCgaggcttcccatctgcaggggtgggaggaggtcgcttcacaagaagtaaagcagatctgcaggtgtctatctttctctccccctctctgtcctcccttcccctctcaagtcctctctgtcctattgaacaacaacgataaacaccaCCTTCCCAGTCGAAAAACACCACCTTCCCAGTCACCTTCCAGAACACAATGCTTTGTGAAGAAACTTACTTCACTTCAGAGCAAGTTTGAAAATGTAAATCCTGAAGCtagatagtggcacacccagttgttACTatgttaccatgtccaaggacctggttcaagtccctgctccctacttgcaggaagcATGTCTGCtggtctctgtatttctctctaccttctcagtttctctctattctctcacattaaaaaggaaggggaaaaaaaggataaaatgatcactgggagtggtggaatcattgtacaggcacaagccccagccataaccctgatggcaatttaaaaaaaaaaaaagggaagggggtggccaggcgatagcacagcgggttaagcgcaaatggcatatagcgcaaggaccagtgtaaggatcctggttcgagcccctggctccccacctgcagggggtcacttcacaagcaataaaatgggtcttcaggtgtctgtctttctctcccccatctatcttcccctcctctcttgatttctctctgtcctatccaacaacaacaacaataacaacggtaaacaacaagtgcaacaaaaggggaaaaaaatagcctccaggagcagtggatttgtattgcaggcactgagccccagtgataaccctggaggcaaaaaataaataaaaaataaaacgaaaaaaaaaaaaaggaaggaaggaagaacaaaggagaaagaaaacataaatctTATGTTGTACCACAAATTGCCTCTGAGTTTTCAATCCTTGATACTGGTTTTACAACTTGAAACATATAAGTCCAATACTCCTGCACATTGTGGCCATTTCAATATTTGTAGGGCAGTTGCCATGACTGGAACATATTACTCTGGTTTTCACCAGCACTAGCTTTTATTTGGCATCTCAATGTATTGTCACAGGACTAGCCATGACagtgtttttaaatgaaaaatacattTCATTCAGAGTTGATAATAGTTTGACTTCTGTGGAAATCAGCATTTACCATAATTGAGAATCTATTGTTGTTTAGTTAAAAAGTCTTCAGATCACAAGTAACAGTTATGCCATATAGATTTTGGAAAGTGATATAATCATTTCTATTTGAGCAtaagaaaatatgaataaatgaGATTAAAAAGCTGAGTCATCTGCTCTGACCTGGACAGAAATTGTAATGATTGGCAGGTTATGTGGAAAATCTCCTAAGCCTCTGATAATCTCCTTATCCACCTTCCTTAGTCTTGTAAATTAAAGTATCAGGAATTTGTGGGAGGTGAGATAGTTGTTAGAGGTTGCTAGAAAATGACCATtatataagtctctctctctctctctctctctctctctctatatatatatatatatatatatatatatatataattttttctgttAGTATAGATATATATTCTGAACACTCCTTGCTTTATATTCCAGTGTATTTATTAGATTACCTTTAACATTCATTTCCATACTATGGACTCTCCCTAAAGTGAACATAACATGTACTTTCCTTAATTTTATAGCATTATTTCTTTAGCACATAGGAAAtggatgaaaataaaaaaactgatTCAAAAGAAAGTGGAGAATATGAAGATGACTTTGAGAAGGACTTGGAATGgttaattaatgaaaaagaaagaagtgatgcCAGCATAATAGAGGTATATGTAAATTACCAGCAATATCCACAGTGATTACAGTAACAAAGTGCTTTGTAATTCTTTGTAAATCTTTGTAATTCTTGAAAAGTTTCACTtatggggccagggagatagttcagtgttAGAGCATAGGACTTTGTATGCATGGGGCCCTAGAGGCTtctgttcaattcccagcactgccatagGCCATActtcagtagtgctctggtctctctttctctcataaagataaatacatacatgaataaatcttaaaatagagatttttgtttttgtattattGCACATTTAAACCTCACAAAACTCCTTTGGTAAGCATAAAACAAATAGGGTAAACATCTACTATGGAAAGATGAGACActatacccatatgtcaacagccatactataaaccactaacaccCTCCAGTAAGATAGGGAAAAAGGAGTTCTATTCAtctataaaaaatacaaaataaaaaaaaaagtgggagtcaggcagtagtgcatcagtttaagcacaggaccagcagaagggtcctcgttccagccccaggctccccacctgcaggggagtcgcttcataggcaggtctgcaggtgtctatctttctctcatctctgtcttccccttctctctccatttctctctgtcctatccaacaacagcgacgacaataactacaacaataaaacaacaagggctacaaaagggaataaataaagtgaccatttaaaaaaaatgaaaagagagtaGGTAGGTATCAGAGTAGATTAGCTTGAAACAGGGTCTTCTGAGTGGAAAGATATGATATCCAAAACACACAGAGATAGAATTAGAGAAGTGATcatgatttgttttatttatttacctattcaaAAAATATTAATGATCATCTCCCATACATCAGAGATAGCTCTCATgtacctttcttctttcttttgaggCTGATAGAGACAGGAATGAGAGGGTGGAAgtaaatatcataatggttatgcaaagagactctcatgcctgattccaaagtcccaggttcaggttcagtcctctgcaccactatcagccagaaaaaaagagagagagaagacagtaaTAGGGGGCGATTTCACTGCAAGAAatagtggttttatttatttagttgtgagggttttttttttttaaagattttatttatttaatgagaaatataggaggagagaaaaagagtcagacatcactctggtacatgtgctgccggggattgaactcaggacctcatgcttgagagtccgatgcttttatccactgtgccacctcccagaccactagttgtgagttttaaaagaatgaaaaccaATGGGGAATTCAGAAACAGATATCATAGGAATGAACCAAAGAAATATATAAGGCTAAAGGCAACAGCTACACTGCATAGATCATAATTATTTGGTTGTGATTTTAATAGACTAGGTTTGCTTCTCATACATCTAACATTGTTGTTCAGAATAGGAAGGGGAGGCAGGCTGTCAGAAAAAAGATAACATGAGAGCAAGTAAAAGGAAGAGAGTTTTAAGAGGTTGAAGAATGCAGCAAATAGTAGCTCCCACAGAACTGTTTTGagtgggagaagaaaaaaattacattgtCAGGATCAGGAGTGAAGTGTTTGATAACAGGTGAGGATGTGTGTATCAGTAAATGGAGACATGCTAAGAAAGAAACCTTTAGTTAGGAACAGAAGATGTGATGTGTTTTGTGATGTAATGTGATAATAGTGGTTTATAGATTGTGAATAATTAGTGGAAAAAATATAGAGCAAACTATATGATGATGTTTCAGATAGATTATTGAAGCTTTGAGGATAGTTGACAAAGGCAAATCTGACCTAAAAAttgacctgaaaaaaaaaatcgagaAAACAGCAGCAATAATCTGTAAGTATTATAAGACTATCAAAATGATTAAGACTTGACCATGGTTCTACGAGAAAGATATAATTTTTTTGAAGAATACAAATATAAGgagaaaacactttttaaaaaaaaagatagaggaagaggcagaaagaaagagagatgtgtgagagagaaagagactatagcaccaaagcttccttcaatgtagtaaaAGCTAGCCTCAAACCTggtttgtgtgcatggcaaagcagtgcactatccaagtgaattatttcaaaGGCCCAgggaaaatatcttttaaaaatactcctTAGTAATGTAAAAGGGAGGAAATCCTTAAGAGGGGGTAATgttgaaaaaatattatttataattatctttTCATGATACACATAAATTATActcttttataatatatttatttatttttccttttgttgcccttgttttttaaattgtttttgtagttattattattgttgtcgtcgttgttggacaggacagagagaaatggagagaggaggggaagacggaggaggaggacagatagacacctgcagacctgcttcaccacctgtgaagcaactcccctgcaggtggggaaccggggctcgaaccagaatccttacgccagtccttgcacttcacgccacatgcgcttaacctgctgagctaccacccgactcccacaaattaTACTTCTAATTGtgagccggatggtggtgcagtgggttaagcacatgcacatggcgcaaagtgcacagACCGCCATCAGGATCCTggctagagcccccggctccccacctgcgggagggggggatcacttcacaggctatgcagcaggtctgcaggtgtctttctttccccctccgtgtcttcccctcctctctccatttctctctgtcctatccaacaacaatgacagcaataataacaacaatgatgataaacaacaagggcaacaaaagggaaaaataaaataaatacaaaaaaactttAAGGATTGCTATTGCACTTAGCAACATCAAATTCAAATTTAGAGTTAAAATCTCTGGAAGTGCTATGATCACACTCATGGGGTGCTCATAAATCTGAGATGAACTGTTATGAGCAAGAAGCCTGTGGATTTCCCCATTTATTAGACAAATTATGTTACTCTGAAAATCCATTTTGAGGGAAatgggaggtggtgcacatgATACACTTCCtgcaaagaccccagttcaaatctctaatccccacctgcaggggagaaactttatgacttgtgaagcagtgctgcaggtgtctctccctccccctccctttccccctccactctttcctctccttttcccttaccttttccccttctcttaatttatttctgtcctattaaatatagaaaaagaaatacattttggaTTAATTAGATATAAATGGAAACAGTATAGCCTCAATTTTACTGAAAAACTAAACCTCATATCTTCCTTTTTTAGATGGTCTGCAggaatgaagaaaatatttaccAAGAATTTAAAGAGAATGAAACAGAAGTAGAACACACCAAGCAACTTTCTGATCCTGATGACTCTTTGAAGGACGAAGTTTCACCAAGAAGAAATGACTTCATTTCTGTACCAAGTAGCCAACCTCTGGATCCTGCATCAGATTCAGATAGTGAAAACTCTTTCCAGGAATCTAAATTGGAAATTCAGAATGACTTGGAAGAGGATGAGGATGAAGAAGTAAGGAGATATATTATGGAGAAAATTATACAAGCCAACAAGCTTTTGCAGAATCAAGAACCTGTGAAtaataaaagggagagaaaactTAAATTCAAGGACAAATTAGTTGATTTAGAAGTTCCTCCACTGGAAGACAatgatatttacaaaaactctttTGAAGATGAAAGTAATATATCTGGAAAATTGTCACAGTTACATATTTCCAGTGAAATACAAGAAAATGTGCTTCTGTCACTTACTGGTGGAAGTTGTGAAGAAAACAAAGATGGAAAGATACTagtagagagagatggaaaatttGAACTTCTGAATTTACAAGACATTGAGAGCCAGGGTTTTTTGTCCCCCCTTAATAATGTTCATAGTATAGAAAATGACCCACAGCAGGCATCGCCCAGGCCTTCCAGTCTGCCTGCTGGTGATGTCCAGAAAGAGAATCCTGAGGATCATATTCATTCTGCTGCTCACTCACCATCAGAAGAGCCAAGGGCCCTTCAGCCTTCACTTAATCCTAAGACTCAGTCAGACTCTGTCATCCACTTTGATAGAAATAAGGGAAGTGGGAAATATACTCATAAGACACAATCTGTTAATTTATCATTAGTGAGCTCAACATATTGTCTGTCCCCTCGACAAAAAGAACTGCAAAAACGGCttgaacaaaagagggaaaaactaAAGAGAGAGGTGAGAGCATACACTGGCATTGTATTTAAAGTAGAATGTTGCTGTTTTATAAATGCAATGGGTATTGAAACAGTTCTTCAAAGTATTGCATGTATTTACTTGCTTTTTAGAAATGTTTCTAGATTAAGCAGTTATATATGGAACACCTTGATTACCTCAATCCTTTCTTGTAAGTATCCCAAAACATAGTAGTGGTTGATCTGTGTTAGTGCTATAAGAGGTGTCAGTGAAGACCTCATctgatcctttcactttaaaggAGAAACTCAGAGAAATGAAGTGACTGCTGAAAGTAATTTTGATGTGAGAGAGGTGAAAAGCAGATGTCAGATGGAAAAATGAAGGCACAACTTTATTGGTAATATAATGGGAGtccggcaatagcgcagtgggttaagcacacatggcgcaaaatgcagggaccagcgtaaggatcccggtagccccccacctgcaggggagtcgcttcacaggtggtgaagcaagtctgcagatatctatgtttctctccccctctctgtcttcccctcctctctccatttctctctgtcctatccaacaacaaccacaacaataataagtacaacaacgaaaaaacaagggcaacaaaaaggaataaataaataaatattttaaaaaagaggtaacATAGTGATGGATTATATTGTTCTGAAGTGCATGTGCTTCATCTGACTTCTAAGCATACACAAACATACAATTCCTTGGTTTCCATTTTAGGTTAAGAATAGAACCCAATAACATTAATGAAATGTCTATAAAATGCCAAATGTGGAGTCcaaatatctttttttgtttgtctgtaaaaaaaaaaaaaacttttatagctGAAATTTTGAGGTATTAAAACTGGTGAGTTTTCTCTAAATTACTGAAGTTCCTCAAATTCTCTGCTGGATATCTAATAGTAATAAGTAGAACCATGTAAATTGTATAACTGTAAAACCAAACCTGAGCAGAAACACTGATCGATAGCATTTTATAATTAGAAGAGACTTAAAACATcatttagggggagtcgggctgtagcgcagcgggttaagcgcaggtggcgcaaagcacaaggaccggc
Above is a genomic segment from Erinaceus europaeus chromosome 9, mEriEur2.1, whole genome shotgun sequence containing:
- the CCDC181 gene encoding coiled-coil domain-containing protein 181 isoform X3, giving the protein MVCRNEENIYQEFKENETEVEHTKQLSDPDDSLKDEVSPRRNDFISVPSSQPLDPASDSDSENSFQESKLEIQNDLEEDEDEEVRRYIMEKIIQANKLLQNQEPVNNKRERKLKFKDKLVDLEVPPLEDNDIYKNSFEDESNISGKLSQLHISSEIQENVLLSLTGGSCEENKDGKILVERDGKFELLNLQDIESQGFLSPLNNVHSIENDPQQASPRPSSLPAGDVQKENPEDHIHSAAHSPSEEPRALQPSLNPKTQSDSVIHFDRNKGSGKYTHKTQSVNLSLVSSTYCLSPRQKELQKRLEQKREKLKREEEQRKIEEEKAKRKENDMVFKAWLQKKREQLLEMRRIQRAKQIEDMNSRQENRDPQQAFRLWLKKKHEEQLKERKTEELRKQEECLFFLRGTEGRERAFQKWLRRKRIEKLAEQQAVKERARQLRLEARRSKQFHNHMYMSEGKSFRFTDHYN
- the CCDC181 gene encoding coiled-coil domain-containing protein 181 isoform X2, yielding MDENKKTDSKESGEYEDDFEKDLEWLINEKERSDASIIEMVCRNEENIYQEFKENETEVEHTKQLSDPDDSLKDEVSPRRNDFISVPSSQPLDPASDSDSENSFQESKLEIQNDLEEDEDEEVRRYIMEKIIQANKLLQNQEPVNNKRERKLKFKDKLVDLEVPPLEDNDIYKNSFEDESNISGKLSQLHISSEIQENVLLSLTGGSCEENKDGKILVERDGKFELLNLQDIESQGFLSPLNNVHSIENDPQQASPRPSSLPAGDVQKENPEDHIHSAAHSPSEEPRALQPSLNPKTQSDSVIHFDRNKGSGKYTHKTQSVNLSLVSSTYCLSPRQKELQKRLEQKREKLKREEEQRKIEEEKAKRKENDMVFKAWLQKKREQLLEMRRIQRAKQIEDMNSRENRDPQQAFRLWLKKKHEEQLKERKTEELRKQEECLFFLRGTEGRERAFQKWLRRKRIEKLAEQQAVKERARQLRLEARRSKQFHNHMYMSEGKSFRFTDHYN
- the CCDC181 gene encoding coiled-coil domain-containing protein 181 isoform X4 — translated: MDENKKTDSKESGEYEDDFEKDLEWLINEKERSDASIIEMVCRNEENIYQEFKENETEVEHTKQLSDPDDSLKDEVSPRRNDFISVPSSQPLDPASDSDSENSFQESKLEIQNDLEEDEDEEVRRYIMEKIIQANKLLQNQEPVNNKRERKLKFKDKLVDLEVPPLEDNDIYKNSFEDESNISGKLSQLHISSEIQENVLLSLTGGSCEENKDGKILVERDGKFELLNLQDIESQGFLSPLNNVHSIENDPQQASPRPSSLPAGDVQKENPEDHIHSAAHSPSEEPRALQPSLNPKTQSDSVIHFDRNKGSGKYTHKTQSVNLSLVSSTYCLSPRQKELQKRLEQKREKLKREENRDPQQAFRLWLKKKHEEQLKERKTEELRKQEECLFFLRGTEGRERAFQKWLRRKRIEKLAEQQAVKERARQLRLEARRSKQFHNHMYMSEGKSFRFTDHYN
- the CCDC181 gene encoding coiled-coil domain-containing protein 181 isoform X1, which translates into the protein MDENKKTDSKESGEYEDDFEKDLEWLINEKERSDASIIEMVCRNEENIYQEFKENETEVEHTKQLSDPDDSLKDEVSPRRNDFISVPSSQPLDPASDSDSENSFQESKLEIQNDLEEDEDEEVRRYIMEKIIQANKLLQNQEPVNNKRERKLKFKDKLVDLEVPPLEDNDIYKNSFEDESNISGKLSQLHISSEIQENVLLSLTGGSCEENKDGKILVERDGKFELLNLQDIESQGFLSPLNNVHSIENDPQQASPRPSSLPAGDVQKENPEDHIHSAAHSPSEEPRALQPSLNPKTQSDSVIHFDRNKGSGKYTHKTQSVNLSLVSSTYCLSPRQKELQKRLEQKREKLKREEEQRKIEEEKAKRKENDMVFKAWLQKKREQLLEMRRIQRAKQIEDMNSRQENRDPQQAFRLWLKKKHEEQLKERKTEELRKQEECLFFLRGTEGRERAFQKWLRRKRIEKLAEQQAVKERARQLRLEARRSKQFHNHMYMSEGKSFRFTDHYN